Proteins encoded in a region of the Polycladomyces subterraneus genome:
- a CDS encoding YheC/YheD family protein translates to MERKRQIRHYQQIASKLLKTRVLEKTESLRPFLPETRRYSTDALKLMLKRYPIVYIKPDKGGGGGGILRVRKQENDKYEVRFRTHTKTTTWSQLDDQLRSCFFAGKRYLVQQGIELATIDDRPFDLRLLLQRPNKDWKLTGIVAKSAAPGRIVTNHCKGGKPVDAAKALLTAAGGEPKTVKRWVKVLVWLGIKTADALHVQFTGLRELGIDVGLDRNGRFWIFEVNTRPQFRMFKKIGDRSMYRKIMQFHRKIV, encoded by the coding sequence ATGGAACGAAAAAGACAGATTCGTCATTATCAACAAATTGCGAGCAAACTCCTAAAAACGCGCGTGTTGGAAAAGACGGAATCACTTCGCCCGTTTTTGCCGGAAACACGGAGATATTCGACGGATGCATTGAAGCTGATGTTAAAACGATATCCGATCGTCTATATTAAGCCGGACAAGGGTGGGGGCGGTGGCGGGATCCTGCGTGTGCGGAAACAGGAGAATGACAAGTATGAAGTCCGCTTTCGCACACATACCAAAACCACTACCTGGAGTCAATTGGATGACCAGTTGCGATCCTGTTTCTTCGCGGGAAAACGTTATTTGGTCCAACAGGGGATCGAGCTGGCGACAATTGATGATCGGCCATTCGACTTACGCCTGCTGTTGCAGCGACCCAACAAGGATTGGAAACTGACTGGGATTGTTGCCAAATCAGCCGCACCTGGCCGCATTGTCACCAACCATTGCAAAGGCGGGAAGCCTGTGGATGCCGCCAAGGCACTGTTGACGGCGGCGGGTGGTGAACCGAAAACCGTAAAGCGTTGGGTAAAAGTGTTGGTTTGGCTTGGAATCAAAACGGCTGACGCTTTGCATGTCCAATTTACCGGATTGCGGGAGTTGGGAATCGACGTGGGATTGGATCGAAACGGACGATTCTGGATCTTTGAGGTGAATACGCGTCCGCAATTCCGGATGTTCAAGAAAATTGGGGATCGGAGTATGTACCGTAAAATCATGCAGTTTCATCGCAAGATCGTGTGA
- a CDS encoding YycH family regulatory protein, translating to MKEHMKSALLTFLILLSFIQTGLLWYSSPSYEGNKQLYVTRPQIGSEKYNKKQMYELVAPHQIIWHHSGATAWIPMEVNGKGNPSYDNLIKSLHAGKLENLHLITPTAEQWNQLYQQETGVELRYFRDVPSKVISAFYLDDIDLSQLKWVSRIWVFIQNKQIITWFISDSEQKVIQAQTTIPRFQSVLGEIARQPTEPVDPFYTTGKFPLDTNSPVPKFPHAFYLPKKPPKATESVFGLKKIQIDAMKNWLFNDPTLVNRLTITNRLLYTDSVRLLQYDDRNQEMIYTSSAKATVPVPPSQELDRINRFVKKHSGWTGNYLLDRITQNTDSDANQYHFRLIVDGLPVYWPTAIQKKNPDLDPFGIELESTEEEVSMYQRSLLYLSSDPQKRKAVQLPNKDDVLALLKRAHIEPANVRDLFLGYQTEDMKDEHVKLKPVWIVMPANNDPRILSTG from the coding sequence ATGAAAGAGCATATGAAATCGGCGTTGTTGACTTTCCTCATTCTGCTTAGCTTTATACAGACAGGGTTGCTGTGGTACAGCTCCCCCTCCTATGAGGGCAACAAACAGCTGTATGTCACCCGCCCGCAGATTGGAAGTGAGAAATACAACAAAAAGCAGATGTATGAACTGGTCGCCCCCCATCAGATCATCTGGCACCACAGCGGTGCCACGGCATGGATTCCAATGGAGGTAAACGGCAAGGGCAATCCTAGCTACGACAATCTGATCAAAAGCCTGCACGCCGGTAAGCTGGAAAACCTGCACCTCATCACTCCTACTGCCGAACAGTGGAATCAACTGTATCAGCAGGAAACAGGAGTGGAACTGCGCTATTTCCGCGATGTGCCGTCGAAAGTGATCAGCGCCTTTTACCTGGATGACATCGATCTGTCCCAGCTGAAATGGGTCAGCCGGATCTGGGTGTTCATCCAAAACAAGCAGATTATCACTTGGTTCATTTCCGACAGCGAACAAAAAGTGATCCAGGCACAGACTACCATCCCACGCTTTCAAAGTGTATTGGGTGAAATTGCTCGACAGCCGACCGAACCAGTCGACCCTTTTTATACGACCGGAAAGTTCCCGTTGGACACCAACTCTCCGGTTCCCAAGTTTCCGCATGCCTTTTATCTGCCGAAAAAACCACCAAAGGCAACGGAAAGTGTGTTTGGATTGAAAAAGATTCAAATCGATGCCATGAAGAATTGGCTGTTCAACGATCCCACGCTCGTTAACCGCTTGACAATAACGAACCGTTTGCTCTATACAGACAGCGTGCGTCTTTTGCAATACGACGACCGAAATCAGGAGATGATCTACACCTCTTCTGCCAAGGCAACGGTACCTGTACCCCCGTCACAGGAACTGGATCGGATCAACCGTTTTGTGAAAAAACACAGCGGATGGACCGGTAATTACTTGCTGGATCGTATCACACAAAACACGGACAGTGACGCCAATCAATACCACTTCCGGCTGATCGTCGACGGTTTGCCGGTATACTGGCCAACTGCAATCCAGAAAAAAAACCCGGATCTCGACCCGTTTGGAATCGAGTTGGAAAGCACCGAAGAAGAAGTGTCGATGTATCAGCGTTCGTTGTTGTACCTGTCTTCCGATCCGCAGAAAAGAAAAGCGGTCCAACTCCCCAACAAAGACGACGTGCTCGCATTGCTGAAGCGAGCCCACATCGAGCCAGCCAACGTACGTGACCTCTTCTTGGGTTACCAAACGGAAGACATGAAAGACGAGCACGTCAAATTGAAACCGGTGTGGATTGTCATGCCAGCCAACAACGATCCACGCATCTTGTCAACGGGGTGA
- the yycF gene encoding response regulator YycF codes for MCAKILVVEDERPIADILQFNLSKEGYEVECVYDGDSALKRVFASPPDLMLLDLMLPGTDGIEVCRQVRQKYQFPIIMLTAKDSEVDKVLGLEIGADDYVTKPFSNRELLARIKANLRRFQQNKAEQKQDDEDSRIRIGDLTIDPVSYSVTKHAKPIDLTHREFELLLYMAKHVNQVLTREHLLQSVWGYDYFGDVRTVDVTIRRLREKVEDDPSQPKYIITRRGIGYTMRDPSVER; via the coding sequence TTGTGTGCGAAAATCTTAGTCGTGGAAGATGAACGTCCCATCGCCGACATTTTGCAGTTTAATCTGAGCAAAGAAGGATACGAAGTCGAATGCGTATACGACGGGGACAGCGCACTGAAGCGGGTGTTTGCCTCCCCTCCGGACCTGATGTTGCTTGATTTGATGCTTCCTGGAACAGACGGGATCGAAGTGTGCCGTCAGGTTCGGCAAAAATACCAGTTTCCGATCATTATGCTGACTGCCAAGGATTCGGAAGTGGACAAAGTGCTGGGTTTGGAAATCGGCGCAGACGACTATGTAACCAAACCGTTTAGCAACCGGGAACTGCTGGCCCGGATCAAAGCCAATTTGCGCAGATTTCAGCAAAACAAGGCCGAGCAGAAGCAGGATGATGAGGATTCCCGTATACGGATCGGGGACTTGACGATCGATCCCGTTAGTTACTCGGTGACCAAGCATGCCAAGCCGATCGACCTGACGCATCGGGAATTCGAGCTGCTTCTGTATATGGCCAAACATGTCAACCAGGTGCTCACTCGCGAACACCTGCTGCAATCGGTGTGGGGTTACGACTATTTTGGCGACGTGCGCACCGTGGACGTCACCATCCGTCGGCTGAGGGAAAAGGTGGAGGATGATCCCAGCCAGCCGAAATACATCATCACGCGTCGGGGCATCGGATACACGATGCGTGATCCCTCCGTGGAGCGGTGA
- a CDS encoding ATP-binding protein: MKHWFRMFQSIQWKLVVIYLSLTLIAMQLTGVYLFRSLEKYYYTEFNKTLENQIRVLTTPSDLSDLLSKGVDNQTEIEELNQLIQKLFTYNKQQATLQVVDKDGIVISTTGDNKSVIGQKNIKATQALERGKYEGVRIDPASGFRMKVVAVPIQKNGRIVGAVYLEVSMEEMYDTINRISIKLIKIPLAAMAITSLLWIIIARTITSPVKAITQQATAMAEGDFNRQVEVKSNDEIGQLATAFNHLAQHLRDALSENEEEKKKLESVLANMSDGVLAFDREGKTIVSNQPAEEMLGKPIPLGQPINDVLPLSDPITLPLEEERVTYLEMNAGDTEELQIIKITLTPIQRSGQKMVGLIAVLQDVTEEEKLDRRRKEFVANVSHELRTPLTTIKSYLEALDEGAINEPELAKRFLSVTLQEADRMARLIQDLLHLSRLDAKQTRFNKKPTDLRRMLEKVVERFSVPCQQKEINLKLHVIEPLPRVYVDRDQMDQVMDNLLSNAVKYTPEGGTITVRARRRSDGSAEVSVSDTGIGIPKKDLARIFERFYRVDKARSRSMGGTGLGLSIAKEIVQAHGGQIGIDSEYQRGTTVYFSLPPCEPEVVR; this comes from the coding sequence ATGAAGCACTGGTTTCGCATGTTTCAAAGCATCCAATGGAAACTAGTCGTCATCTATCTCTCACTGACCCTCATCGCGATGCAATTAACCGGCGTCTACTTGTTTCGGTCATTGGAAAAATATTATTACACCGAATTCAACAAGACGCTGGAAAACCAAATCCGTGTGCTGACCACGCCGTCCGATTTGTCCGATCTGCTCAGCAAGGGTGTGGACAACCAAACGGAAATCGAAGAGCTCAATCAGCTCATCCAAAAGTTGTTCACCTACAACAAGCAACAGGCCACCCTCCAAGTGGTGGACAAAGACGGCATCGTGATCAGCACGACTGGGGACAACAAAAGTGTGATCGGTCAAAAGAACATCAAAGCGACACAAGCGCTGGAAAGAGGGAAATATGAAGGAGTCCGCATCGATCCCGCCTCGGGATTCCGAATGAAGGTGGTCGCCGTTCCCATTCAGAAGAACGGAAGGATCGTGGGGGCCGTCTACCTTGAAGTCTCCATGGAGGAAATGTACGACACGATCAACAGGATCAGCATCAAGCTGATCAAAATTCCGCTTGCCGCGATGGCGATAACCTCGTTGTTGTGGATTATCATCGCCCGCACCATCACCAGTCCGGTGAAGGCGATCACTCAACAAGCCACCGCCATGGCCGAGGGGGATTTCAACCGTCAGGTGGAGGTCAAAAGCAACGATGAGATCGGACAGCTGGCCACCGCCTTTAACCATCTGGCTCAACATCTGCGTGATGCATTGTCTGAAAACGAGGAAGAAAAAAAGAAACTGGAATCCGTACTGGCCAACATGAGTGACGGCGTGTTGGCTTTTGACCGTGAAGGCAAAACGATCGTCTCCAACCAACCTGCCGAGGAAATGCTCGGCAAACCAATCCCGTTGGGACAGCCGATCAACGATGTGTTACCTCTGTCCGACCCGATCACTTTGCCGCTGGAAGAGGAACGGGTCACTTATCTGGAGATGAACGCTGGCGATACGGAAGAATTGCAGATCATCAAGATCACTTTGACACCTATCCAACGTTCCGGGCAAAAAATGGTTGGGTTGATCGCCGTTTTGCAGGATGTGACCGAAGAGGAGAAACTGGATCGTAGGCGCAAAGAATTCGTCGCCAACGTGTCGCATGAATTGCGCACACCGCTCACTACCATCAAGAGTTATCTGGAAGCTCTGGACGAGGGTGCGATCAACGAACCGGAACTGGCCAAACGCTTTCTCTCCGTCACCCTGCAGGAAGCAGATCGAATGGCACGTCTGATCCAAGATCTATTGCATCTGTCCCGACTGGATGCGAAACAGACCCGGTTCAACAAAAAACCGACCGATTTGCGCCGCATGCTGGAAAAGGTGGTCGAGCGTTTCTCCGTCCCATGCCAACAAAAAGAGATCAACCTCAAGCTCCATGTAATCGAACCGTTGCCACGGGTTTACGTAGACCGGGACCAAATGGATCAAGTGATGGACAACCTGCTGTCCAATGCCGTGAAGTACACGCCGGAAGGCGGGACCATCACGGTTCGTGCACGACGGCGCTCAGATGGTTCGGCGGAAGTGTCGGTATCGGATACCGGGATCGGCATCCCCAAAAAGGATCTCGCCCGGATTTTCGAACGTTTCTACCGAGTGGACAAAGCCCGCTCGCGCAGTATGGGCGGTACCGGTTTAGGTTTGTCCATCGCCAAGGAAATCGTGCAAGCACACGGCGGGCAAATCGGGATTGACAGCGAATACCAGCGCGGAACCACCGTTTACTTTTCTCTCCCGCCCTGCGAACCCGAGGTGGTGCGATGA
- a CDS encoding CxxH/CxxC protein, which yields MPESSYRFACEAHVDVVIDGIVDDFAVAPTILPWPDQTVRAESPAVCHWCGKSADYVLTWTTDSQTPSS from the coding sequence TTGCCGGAATCCTCATATCGATTTGCCTGCGAAGCACATGTGGATGTGGTGATCGACGGAATCGTCGATGATTTCGCCGTCGCTCCCACCATATTGCCTTGGCCGGATCAAACTGTCCGTGCGGAATCCCCCGCTGTGTGCCACTGGTGTGGTAAATCAGCCGATTATGTTCTGACTTGGACTACAGATTCGCAAACACCCTCATCATAA
- a CDS encoding MBL fold metallo-hydrolase: MRFSILASGSTGNAVYVETDEIRVLVDAGLSGKQLEQHLKTIGVDPASIQALLVSHEHIDHVKGLGVFSRRYNIPVYMNEATWQALPSSVGSIDERNRRVFDTGTTWGIGNLTIHSFPVSHDAAEPVGFRFEHAGHLLALVTDTGYVNQRIKDVVSGADVLIFESNHDVEMLRMGAYPWNVKRRILSDVGHLSNEDAGEALADILTGNGEDVYLAHLSRDNNLTELAHMTVKQMLEEAEFTVGRHVRLWETRHDQPTPLRPVLKKRS; this comes from the coding sequence ATGCGGTTTAGCATACTGGCCAGTGGGAGCACCGGCAACGCCGTGTATGTGGAGACGGATGAAATCCGAGTGCTGGTAGATGCGGGGCTCAGCGGAAAACAACTGGAACAACATCTGAAAACCATCGGTGTAGACCCCGCTTCCATCCAAGCCCTGCTTGTCTCACATGAACACATCGACCATGTGAAAGGGCTGGGTGTGTTTTCCCGTCGATACAACATACCGGTATATATGAACGAAGCCACTTGGCAAGCCCTGCCTTCCAGCGTGGGGTCAATTGACGAACGTAACCGTCGCGTATTCGATACCGGCACCACATGGGGAATCGGCAACCTGACCATCCACAGCTTCCCCGTATCCCATGATGCCGCCGAACCGGTCGGCTTCCGTTTTGAGCATGCCGGTCACTTATTGGCCCTGGTGACGGATACGGGGTATGTCAACCAGCGCATCAAAGACGTCGTATCTGGTGCAGACGTCCTGATCTTCGAAAGCAATCACGACGTGGAAATGCTGCGGATGGGCGCTTATCCGTGGAATGTGAAACGCCGGATATTAAGCGACGTCGGCCATCTGTCCAACGAAGACGCGGGCGAAGCGTTGGCGGACATTTTGACGGGGAACGGAGAGGACGTATATCTGGCGCATTTGAGCCGGGACAACAATTTGACGGAATTGGCCCATATGACAGTGAAGCAAATGCTGGAGGAAGCCGAATTTACCGTCGGGCGTCATGTACGGTTGTGGGAAACCCGTCACGATCAACCCACTCCGCTCCGCCCTGTGTTGAAAAAACGGTCTTGA
- a CDS encoding peptidase MA family metallohydrolase, which translates to MKTTARWIRFLLWVAVFLFFSRQSISWAQPVIYEGNQLLDEFRFHQWATIRKPSIILTYPPKLAEQATVIADEAEKTVHDFQTSWGWQIEQPVHIYLFPDRASLRERFGWEPGVSASGVYYAGAIYLLNPDCWMNQTASLKENPWKWRQIFHFQGPLYHEFAHLYLDQLTRGNYPRWYTEAFAQWVEYRALGYEWKTKANDLRTHQSYSYRNLDRLFDRLPNQALAYRESFLFFRYMVQTKGFKRIDHFHRMLAEGIPFADAWRQCFGRPVEQSFDQWLNQTLSG; encoded by the coding sequence ATGAAAACAACCGCACGATGGATTCGTTTCCTTCTTTGGGTGGCGGTTTTCTTATTTTTCAGCAGACAGAGCATCTCATGGGCACAACCCGTCATATATGAGGGAAACCAACTGCTGGATGAGTTTCGTTTTCATCAGTGGGCTACTATCCGCAAACCGTCTATTATATTGACCTATCCGCCTAAGTTGGCTGAACAGGCGACCGTCATTGCCGACGAAGCAGAGAAGACAGTACATGATTTTCAAACATCCTGGGGATGGCAAATCGAACAGCCGGTTCACATCTATTTGTTTCCGGATAGAGCATCATTACGGGAACGGTTCGGATGGGAACCGGGGGTCTCTGCATCCGGCGTCTACTATGCAGGCGCCATCTATCTGCTCAATCCCGACTGCTGGATGAACCAAACGGCTTCTCTCAAGGAAAACCCGTGGAAGTGGCGGCAGATTTTCCACTTCCAGGGTCCGTTGTACCATGAGTTCGCCCATTTGTACTTGGACCAGTTAACGAGGGGCAATTACCCCAGATGGTACACCGAAGCGTTCGCCCAGTGGGTGGAATACCGGGCACTCGGTTATGAGTGGAAAACGAAAGCCAACGATTTGCGTACTCATCAGTCGTATTCTTATCGTAATTTGGACCGGTTGTTTGATCGGCTGCCCAATCAGGCATTGGCTTACCGAGAAAGCTTTTTGTTTTTCCGATATATGGTGCAAACGAAAGGATTCAAGCGGATCGACCACTTTCACCGCATGTTGGCCGAGGGCATCCCTTTTGCTGATGCATGGCGGCAATGTTTCGGCCGACCGGTCGAGCAATCATTTGATCAGTGGTTGAATCAAACATTAAGCGGATAA
- the rlmH gene encoding 23S rRNA (pseudouridine(1915)-N(3))-methyltransferase RlmH, whose protein sequence is MNIQIIAVGKLKERYLKQGIDEYAKRLSAYAKLDMVEVAEEQARDPVSEAEAEMIKNREGERILKRIHPDAYVIALAIEGKSMSSEQLSNHLDRLATYGTNRISFLIGGSYGLSEEVLQRADLLLSFSNMTFPHQLMRLILLEQIYRAFKISRGETYHK, encoded by the coding sequence GTGAACATTCAAATCATCGCCGTGGGGAAACTGAAAGAACGTTACCTCAAACAAGGAATCGACGAGTATGCAAAACGCCTGTCCGCCTACGCCAAACTGGACATGGTGGAGGTGGCGGAGGAACAAGCCCGCGATCCGGTCAGTGAAGCGGAAGCGGAAATGATTAAAAACAGAGAAGGAGAGCGCATCCTGAAACGAATTCATCCCGATGCCTATGTGATTGCGCTGGCCATCGAAGGGAAATCGATGTCCTCCGAGCAATTGTCCAACCATCTCGACCGGTTGGCTACCTACGGAACGAATCGAATCTCCTTCCTCATCGGCGGCTCTTACGGGTTGTCCGAGGAGGTGCTACAGCGCGCCGACCTGCTCCTTTCCTTCTCCAATATGACCTTTCCCCACCAACTCATGCGCTTGATATTGTTGGAGCAAATTTACCGCGCGTTCAAAATCAGTCGGGGAGAGACGTATCACAAATAA
- a CDS encoding S1C family serine protease — protein MDFRQYSQDPGQSNDPGTSFRPQFSFNPPPQGGNGSSGPMHHGGGPQPPGPPPPSGNGGSGERGNEPRRASVWLIALVSGLIGGLLVLLLMPALVQSGWLSPYAANDPQLQNAPGAQKNVSVRVNSDIINAAKKVRPAVVGVVNLQETGDPFNPGTVQKGTGSGIIFEKVGDKVRIITNNHVIEGAQKVQVVLPKDNGGAKLTAKILGADPVTDLAVLEIPARGVKTIATLGNSDTLQPGEPAIAIGNPLGLDFSQSVTAGVISSTKRSIQVSDTTAIDVIQTDAAINPGNSGGALVNVAGQVIGINTLKIAEQGVEGLGFAIPINEAKPIIQDLIQHGRVIRPYLGTSIMDLDALPEEYWAELQLPDDVKSGILIRDVQSGTPAEQAGLEPHDVIVAVDGKPVRTAAAFRKYLYTNKKVGDTITVTYYRGSSKQSATIRLTEQPAP, from the coding sequence TTGGACTTTCGACAATATTCACAGGATCCAGGTCAGTCGAATGATCCAGGAACATCGTTTCGTCCGCAGTTTTCGTTTAATCCCCCACCCCAAGGCGGGAACGGATCGTCTGGGCCGATGCACCACGGTGGCGGGCCGCAACCGCCGGGACCACCACCCCCTTCCGGAAACGGCGGTTCAGGGGAACGGGGGAATGAACCGCGACGTGCATCCGTTTGGCTGATCGCCCTTGTGTCCGGGTTGATCGGCGGTTTGCTGGTGTTGTTGCTGATGCCAGCTCTGGTGCAAAGCGGCTGGCTGTCCCCGTATGCTGCCAATGATCCGCAATTGCAAAACGCACCGGGGGCACAGAAAAATGTCAGCGTTCGCGTCAATTCAGACATCATCAATGCCGCCAAAAAAGTGCGCCCGGCAGTGGTGGGTGTGGTCAACCTGCAAGAAACCGGTGATCCATTCAACCCGGGAACCGTGCAAAAAGGAACGGGATCGGGGATCATCTTCGAAAAAGTTGGCGACAAAGTGCGCATTATCACCAACAACCATGTGATTGAAGGCGCGCAAAAAGTGCAGGTGGTTTTGCCCAAGGACAACGGCGGTGCCAAATTGACGGCCAAGATACTGGGGGCTGATCCGGTCACGGATCTGGCGGTGTTGGAAATTCCGGCACGCGGAGTCAAAACCATTGCGACGCTGGGCAATTCCGACACGTTACAACCCGGAGAACCGGCCATCGCCATTGGCAACCCCTTGGGACTCGACTTTTCCCAGTCGGTCACCGCAGGTGTCATCAGCTCCACCAAACGCTCGATTCAAGTGAGTGATACGACGGCGATCGACGTCATTCAAACCGACGCTGCCATCAACCCCGGCAACAGCGGCGGCGCCCTCGTCAACGTAGCGGGACAGGTGATCGGTATCAACACACTGAAAATCGCGGAACAGGGTGTGGAGGGACTCGGTTTCGCCATTCCGATCAATGAAGCCAAACCGATCATTCAAGATCTGATCCAACACGGTCGGGTGATTCGTCCCTACCTGGGGACCAGCATCATGGATTTGGATGCCTTGCCCGAGGAATATTGGGCGGAACTGCAACTGCCCGACGACGTGAAATCGGGCATTCTCATCCGGGACGTGCAATCGGGGACTCCGGCTGAACAGGCAGGATTGGAACCACACGATGTCATCGTTGCCGTAGATGGCAAACCGGTGCGTACCGCCGCGGCATTCCGCAAATACCTCTACACCAACAAAAAAGTGGGCGACACGATCACAGTCACGTACTACCGCGGCAGCAGCAAACAGTCGGCTACGATCCGTTTGACAGAACAACCTGCACCGTAA
- the yycI gene encoding two-component system regulatory protein YycI — protein MDWNRAKTVLILAFLCLNAFLAVQLLEIQQERSQLLNVAQSTMNDLKQLLANKKIQLRRSIPEEQPTIPLLEAHLAQPGDGWERQDGVYIKQFFPSASRPSDLNQLLGREIENFSTYRTDMVLPQSGNRVYYQTWEGYPLFEGKVEANLENGRLKEIQWTPLSIRAEDTRQRVTPAYIALLNLIESGKVSAESRIPIIELGYHGQQYDAESMVLYPVWRVVVQDKNNQPHTYYVNAMTGAVESPD, from the coding sequence ATGGATTGGAACCGAGCCAAAACAGTGCTGATACTCGCCTTTCTATGTCTGAACGCCTTTTTGGCCGTTCAGTTGTTGGAAATCCAGCAAGAACGAAGCCAATTGCTGAACGTGGCGCAATCCACGATGAATGACCTGAAGCAATTGTTGGCCAACAAGAAGATTCAACTTCGGCGGTCCATCCCTGAAGAACAGCCCACCATCCCGCTGTTGGAAGCCCACTTGGCGCAGCCGGGGGACGGATGGGAACGGCAGGACGGGGTTTATATCAAACAGTTTTTTCCGTCGGCATCCCGACCTTCCGATTTGAACCAACTGCTCGGACGGGAGATCGAAAACTTTTCAACCTATCGCACGGACATGGTGTTGCCGCAATCGGGTAATCGCGTTTATTATCAAACGTGGGAAGGATACCCCCTGTTTGAGGGAAAGGTGGAAGCCAACCTGGAAAACGGCCGGTTGAAAGAGATTCAATGGACACCGTTGTCCATCCGTGCGGAAGACACCCGACAACGGGTGACACCGGCCTATATCGCCTTGCTCAATCTGATCGAAAGTGGAAAGGTGTCCGCGGAATCCCGGATCCCCATCATTGAGTTGGGATACCACGGGCAACAATACGATGCGGAATCGATGGTGCTGTACCCCGTATGGCGTGTGGTGGTTCAGGACAAAAACAACCAACCCCACACCTACTATGTCAACGCGATGACGGGGGCTGTCGAATCGCCCGACTAG